In Humulus lupulus chromosome 7, drHumLupu1.1, whole genome shotgun sequence, the following are encoded in one genomic region:
- the LOC133791332 gene encoding protein FAR1-RELATED SEQUENCE 5-like: MGDEGPWICKEFQPLHNHDKAALDELRFLRSNRSVSETLVAQVRSMNQVGIRTSHIISHLAMQSGGYERMPCQLRDVYNKVAHVKRKEKRCTDSDGALGYLDCLSKRDPNFIIQYQCDVDNRLGNLFWANGYSRRDFVAFSEVIGFDTTYMTNKYNKRLTIILGVNHHFKTCIFGMALLNSEDEQTYFWLLDKFIECHNHVTPKVVVTDGDGAIKNAVLKYFPNATHRLCAWHLCTNALKISKDPRFLQGFQDVMYNYYTIEEFMQKWGELIHNFDLHSSQWCTNTYHSRRSWAETYLRGKFVAGMRTNQRCESMNSSIKKFLHASYSLREFVTLKKLRHVEREDDYNCRHRSPPIPGPKNALKTYHEQCAKLYTRNMYYKVADQIKAEHAYFVNNCEDNGESFSYSLSKFQHEDRVYNVHYHPQEETFTCHCLLFETDGYPCRHIWAVMKYRHMKIVPQSLLLKRWSKNAKADLPLELKQHSTEKQQLFEMARQTSLAFDTNLLSYYASKSEQSYTKAKQEVATLTAMFKDAVPLESNTGDNDSGRYQTYQENENITRDPTPCRTKGSAYARNNRDNVTIDMSDGAVKTKRKCLNCYSADHNRRTCPQLVGLPLPHSQQPSPSKRA; encoded by the coding sequence ATGGGCGATGAGGGTCCGTGGATTTGCAAGGAATTCCAACCTCTGCACAACCATGACAAGGCAGCATTAGATGAGTTGCGATTTCTGAGATCAAACCGTTCCGTGTCAGAAACCCTAGTTGCTCAAGTGAGGTCAATGAACCAAGTTgggataagaacttcacacatcaTCTCCCACTTGGCAATGCAGTCTGGTGGGTACGAAAGGATGCCTTGCCAGCTACGAGACGTTTACAACAAGGTCGCCCATgtcaaaagaaaagagaaaagatgTACAGATTCAGATGGTGCTTTGGGATATTTGGATTGTCTGTCAAAGAGGGATCCAAATTTCATCATTCAATATCAATGTGACGTGGACAACAGATTGGGGAACCTATTCTGGGCGAACGGATATTCTCGACGGGATTTCGTCGCATTCAGTGAGGTTATTGGATTTGACACAACATATATgacaaacaaatataataaacGCCTGACAATTATTTTGGGCGTCAATCATCATTTCAAGACCTGCATATTTGGAATGGCATTGCTTAACTCCGAGGATGAGCAAACTTACTTTTGGTTGCTTGACAAATTTATTGAATGCCACAATCATGTAACACCAAAGGTTGTGGTGACAGATGGAGATGGAGCTATCAAAAATGCTGTCTTGAAGTACTTCCCAAATGCAACTCATCGGTTGTGTGCGTGGCACCTGTGTACCAACGCTTTAAAAATTTCAAAAGACCCCCGATTCTTACAAGGGTTTCAAGATGTCATGTACAACTATTACACAATAGAGGAATTCATGCAAAAATGGGGGGAATTAATACACAATTTTGACCTCCATTCTAGCCAATGGTGCACCAACACTTATCACAGTCGTCGTTCATGGGCAGAGACATACCTAAGAGGGAAATTTGTCGCCGGAATGCGGACCAACCAAAGATGTGAGTCCATGAattcaagtattaaaaaattcCTACATGCAAGTTATAGTCTCCGTGAATTCGTTACCTTGAAAAAGTTGAGGCACGTCGAGAGAGAAGATGATTACAATTGTCGACACAGAAGTCCTCCAATACCaggtcccaaaaatgctcttaaAACGTACCATGAGCAGTGTGCCAAATTGTACACTAGAAATATGTACTATAAAGTGGCTGATCAAATCAAAGCGGAACATGCGTACTTTGTCAACAATTGTGAAGACAACGGTGAATCATTCTCCTACAGTTTGTCAAAGTTCCAACACGAGGATAGAGTGTACAACGTTCATTACCACCCACAAGAGGAGACATTCACCTGTCACTGCTTGCTTTTTGAGACAGACGGCTATCCGTGTAGACATATTTGGGCTGTAATGAAATACCGTCATATGAAGATAGTACCACAGTCTCTCCTGCTGAAACGGTGGAGTAAGAATGCAAAAGCAGACCTCCCCCTCGAACTAAAGCAACACTCCACAGAAAAGCAACAGTTAtttgaaatggctaggcagaCATCCCTCGCTTTCGATACAAACTTGTTGAGTTATTACGCTTCCAAGTCTGAGCAATCTTACACCAAAGCGAAACAAGAAGTGGCAACACTAACTGCAATGTTCAAGGATGCAGTTCCATTGGAATCAAACACCGGTGACAATGACTCGGGACGATATCAAACCTATCAAGAAAATGAAAACATTACCAGGGACCCAACACCTTGTAGAACTAAAGGATCCGCCTATGCAAGAAACAATAGGGACAATGTTACGATAGATATGTCGGATGGAGCAGTTAAAACTAAAAGGAAGTGTTTGAACTGTTATTCTGCAGACCACAATCGAAGAACATGCCCTCAGCTGGTCGGTCTACCGCTTCCTCACAGTCAACAACCCTCACCAAGTAAGAGAGCTTAG